A genomic window from Archaeoglobus neptunius includes:
- the serS gene encoding serine--tRNA ligase, whose amino-acid sequence MMWSILKALRENPDILYESQKRRGLSTEIIDTAIKLDRMWRDKLKQVNQLRKKRNELARKVKGAKGEERNRIIEEAKKVSDEVKKADEELRRIERELEEVLLSIPNIIHETVPAGKDDTENVPVKYWGRAKVYFEDVDSFVEMTSGMAEYEATDVKPIGHADAVEIFGWADLERAAKVAGSRFYYLLNDLVWVDFALTMYALDYLKKSGFTIVTPPYMMRREAYSGVTAFSDFEEVIYKVADEDLYLIATSEHPIAAMHMNEVIPEDELPLIYAGVSPCFRKEAGAHGKDTKGIFRVHQFNKVEQFVFCHPEESWEWHEKLLENVERLWQGLGIPYRIVNICTGDLGIVAAKKYDLEAWMPAQGKYREMVSCSNCTDWQSYRLNVRFAEEKGKPSKGFVHTLNSTAIATTRTITAIIENFQLEDGRVEIPKVLRRYLEPIETAPKKYILPKSQL is encoded by the coding sequence TTGATGTGGAGCATTCTCAAAGCACTGCGTGAAAATCCCGACATTCTTTACGAATCGCAGAAACGGAGGGGTCTGAGCACTGAAATAATAGATACTGCCATAAAACTTGACAGAATGTGGAGAGATAAGCTGAAGCAGGTTAATCAGCTCAGAAAGAAGAGAAATGAGCTGGCAAGAAAGGTTAAGGGGGCAAAAGGTGAGGAGAGAAACAGGATAATTGAGGAGGCAAAAAAAGTTAGCGATGAGGTAAAGAAGGCGGACGAGGAATTAAGGAGGATTGAAAGAGAGCTTGAAGAAGTTTTGCTTTCGATTCCAAACATAATTCATGAAACAGTTCCTGCCGGAAAGGACGATACGGAGAACGTTCCGGTAAAATACTGGGGTAGAGCAAAGGTGTACTTTGAGGACGTTGACAGCTTTGTTGAGATGACATCCGGGATGGCAGAGTATGAAGCCACAGACGTCAAACCGATTGGTCATGCGGATGCAGTGGAAATATTCGGCTGGGCGGATCTTGAAAGGGCTGCAAAGGTAGCTGGATCAAGGTTCTACTACCTTCTTAACGACCTTGTGTGGGTGGACTTTGCCCTCACCATGTATGCTCTGGATTACCTGAAAAAATCCGGGTTCACAATTGTAACCCCACCATACATGATGAGGAGAGAGGCGTACAGTGGTGTGACTGCCTTCAGCGATTTTGAGGAAGTCATATACAAGGTTGCGGACGAAGACCTCTATCTGATAGCTACAAGCGAGCACCCAATTGCTGCGATGCACATGAACGAGGTGATTCCGGAGGATGAACTGCCTTTAATCTATGCAGGGGTTTCGCCGTGCTTCAGAAAAGAGGCCGGGGCGCATGGAAAGGATACAAAGGGGATTTTCAGGGTTCATCAGTTCAACAAGGTGGAGCAGTTCGTCTTTTGTCATCCTGAGGAAAGCTGGGAATGGCACGAGAAGCTGCTCGAGAATGTTGAAAGGCTCTGGCAGGGACTGGGAATTCCTTACAGGATCGTTAACATTTGTACCGGAGACCTGGGAATTGTGGCGGCAAAGAAATATGATCTGGAGGCATGGATGCCAGCGCAGGGGAAATACAGAGAGATGGTTTCGTGCAGCAACTGTACTGACTGGCAGAGCTACAGACTGAATGTGAGATTTGCTGAGGAAAAGGGGAAACCAAGTAAGGGATTCGTCCACACACTTAATTCCACGGCCATAGCCACAACCAGAACTATCACGGCCATAATCGAGAACTTCCAGCTTGAAGATGGCAGGGTTGAGATTCCGAAAGTGCTGAGAAGATATCTTGAGCCCATCGAGACTGCCCCGAAAAAGTACATTCTGCCAAAGTCACAGCTTTAA
- a CDS encoding M24 family metallopeptidase, which produces MIAEVLKDRGADFLIMYGSSSNANFYYATKFKTYDALTYIAGIDGSDILIVPEMEKRRAERESRVKEIVSLGDLGYAERVKEFGDPRKAYLEVVVNVLKEGRCRKLLIPEETPTFISFEMMKHFEVEVIRNPFTRLRKVKSSSEIEKIRDVSRAILNVFRQVVENFNFETCDDLRRTVEIKLFSTGYLAENTICSSGKRSADPHDTGGGRIEDHVVIDVFPRSMEHLYYSDFTRTIFVRENKELEDMYSAVVIAQEEAIRMIRDGVDAKDVHERVKDVLNSYGYKTGGGEGFIHTTGHGIGLEVHEEPRIGDVSVTLKKGMVVTVEPGLYYRNIGGVRVEDTIVVKRGECEILTPFEKFLKL; this is translated from the coding sequence ATGATTGCAGAAGTTCTGAAAGATCGGGGAGCAGACTTCCTGATCATGTACGGATCAAGCAGCAATGCCAATTTCTACTATGCAACAAAATTCAAAACCTATGATGCGCTAACGTACATAGCCGGTATAGATGGTTCCGATATCCTCATAGTCCCGGAAATGGAGAAAAGACGAGCTGAAAGAGAGAGCAGGGTAAAGGAAATCGTATCTCTGGGAGACTTAGGATACGCTGAGAGGGTTAAGGAGTTTGGCGATCCTAGAAAGGCCTATCTGGAAGTGGTCGTCAATGTGCTGAAAGAGGGAAGGTGCAGAAAGCTCCTGATTCCCGAAGAAACGCCTACCTTCATATCGTTTGAAATGATGAAGCACTTTGAAGTCGAGGTAATACGAAACCCCTTCACCAGGCTCAGAAAGGTTAAAAGCTCCTCGGAGATTGAGAAAATTCGAGACGTGAGCAGGGCCATTTTGAATGTATTCAGACAGGTGGTTGAAAACTTCAACTTCGAAACATGTGATGATCTGAGAAGGACTGTTGAGATCAAGCTGTTTTCCACAGGATACCTGGCGGAGAACACGATCTGTTCATCCGGAAAAAGGTCAGCAGATCCCCACGACACCGGTGGCGGTAGGATTGAAGACCATGTCGTTATTGACGTTTTCCCCAGAAGCATGGAACACCTCTACTACTCAGATTTCACCAGAACCATTTTCGTCAGGGAAAACAAAGAGCTTGAGGACATGTATTCAGCCGTCGTCATTGCCCAGGAGGAGGCAATAAGGATGATAAGGGATGGTGTTGACGCAAAGGATGTTCACGAGAGGGTGAAAGATGTGCTTAACAGCTACGGATATAAAACTGGCGGTGGTGAGGGGTTCATTCACACTACAGGTCACGGAATTGGACTTGAAGTTCACGAAGAGCCGAGAATAGGTGATGTGAGCGTTACGCTGAAAAAGGGAATGGTTGTAACGGTCGAACCGGGATTGTACTACCGCAACATTGGGGGTGTTAGAGTGGAGGACACGATAGTCGTGAAAAGAGGAGAGTGCGAAATCCTTACACCGTTTGAAAAATTTTTAAAGCTGTGA